A genome region from Scleropages formosus chromosome 6, fSclFor1.1, whole genome shotgun sequence includes the following:
- the lman2la gene encoding lectin, mannose-binding 2-like a isoform X1 — MAATMMRKKSASEIGSKSPLVRSFYRNMSLGTYCTLVLLLASSSRCRGDDSHEMEEFLKREHSLIKPYQGVGSSSSSHWELMGDAMITTDHVRLTPDMQSKQGAVWSRIPCHLRDWELQVHFKIHGQGKKNLNGDGLAVWYTKERMQTGPVFGNKDKFVGLGVFVDTYPNEEKHLERIFPYVLAMVGNGSLSYDHERDGRHTELGGCTAVVRNLNHETFIFIRYVRRRLTVMIDVDGQHEWRDCLDIPGVRLPQGYYFGASAVTGDLSDNHDLISMKLYQLTVIRSKEEEEEKEEEITIPSVDNLELLKEDPSEGRMSGIAIFFTVLFSLLGCIFLVVIGLAIYSHWNENSRKRFY, encoded by the exons ATGGCCGCAACCATGATGAGGAAAAAGTCAGCTTCCGAGATCGGCTCTAAATCACCTTTGGTCCGGAGTTTCTACCGAAACATGTCGTTGGGAACGTACTGCACTCTTGTGCTGCTCCTCGCCTCCTCCAGCAGATGCCGGGGAGACGATAGCCACGAAATGGAGGAGTTTCTCAAGAGGGAGCACTCGCTGATCAAGCCGTATCAGG GTGTGgggtcctccagctcctcccacTGGGAGCTCATGGGAGATGCCATGATCACCACGGACCACGTGCGTCTCACGCCTGACATGCAGAGCAAGCAGGGGGCAGTATGGAGCCGCATT CCCTGTCACCTTCGCGACTGGGAACTCCAGGTGCACTTTAAGATCCACGGCCAGGGGAAGAAGAACCTGAACGGCGACGGGCTCGCAGTGTGGTACACCAAGGAGCGCATGCAGACAG GACCTGTATTTGGGAACAAAGACAAGTTCGTAGGACTGGGTGTGTTTGTGGACACCTACCCCAATGAGGAGAAACACCTTGAG AGGATCTTCCCCTATGTTTTGGCGATGGTGGGAAACGGGAGTTTGAGCTACGACCACGAGCGTGACGGGAGGCACACGGAGCTGGGCGGGTGCACCGCTGTGGTGCGAAACCTCAACCACGAGACCTTCATCTTCATCCGATATGTGCGCCGCAGGCTGACA gTCATGATCGATGTGGACGGACAGCACGAGTGGAGGGACTGCCTGGACATCCCGGGTGTGCGCCTGCCGCAGGGATACTATTTCGGCGCCTCGGCCGTCACCGGTGACCTTTCGG ATAACCACGACCTGATATCCATGAAACTGTACCAACTGACAGTGATTCGCAgtaaagaggaggaagaggagaaggaagaagagatCACAATTCCCAGCGTGGACAACCTAGAACTGCTCAAAG AGGACCCTAGCGAAGGACGCATGAGTGGGATCGCCATCTTCTTCACCGTGCTCTTCTCCTTGCTGGGCTGCATCTTCCTGGTGGTGATTGGCCTGGCCATCTATAGCCATTGGAACGAGAACAGTCGCAAGCGCTTCTACTGA
- the lman2la gene encoding lectin, mannose-binding 2-like a isoform X2, producing the protein MAATMMRKKSASEIGSKSPLVRSFYRNMSLGTYCTLVLLLASSSRCRGDDSHEMEEFLKREHSLIKPYQGVGSSSSSHWELMGDAMITTDHVRLTPDMQSKQGAVWSRIPCHLRDWELQVHFKIHGQGKKNLNGDGLAVWYTKERMQTGPVFGNKDKFVGLGVFVDTYPNEEKHLEAQKRRYTPRTQRIFPYVLAMVGNGSLSYDHERDGRHTELGGCTAVVRNLNHETFIFIRYVRRRLTVMIDVDGQHEWRDCLDIPGVRLPQGYYFGASAVTGDLSDNHDLISMKLYQLTVIRSKEEEEEKEEEITIPSVDNLELLKEDPSEGRMSGIAIFFTVLFSLLGCIFLVVIGLAIYSHWNENSRKRFY; encoded by the exons ATGGCCGCAACCATGATGAGGAAAAAGTCAGCTTCCGAGATCGGCTCTAAATCACCTTTGGTCCGGAGTTTCTACCGAAACATGTCGTTGGGAACGTACTGCACTCTTGTGCTGCTCCTCGCCTCCTCCAGCAGATGCCGGGGAGACGATAGCCACGAAATGGAGGAGTTTCTCAAGAGGGAGCACTCGCTGATCAAGCCGTATCAGG GTGTGgggtcctccagctcctcccacTGGGAGCTCATGGGAGATGCCATGATCACCACGGACCACGTGCGTCTCACGCCTGACATGCAGAGCAAGCAGGGGGCAGTATGGAGCCGCATT CCCTGTCACCTTCGCGACTGGGAACTCCAGGTGCACTTTAAGATCCACGGCCAGGGGAAGAAGAACCTGAACGGCGACGGGCTCGCAGTGTGGTACACCAAGGAGCGCATGCAGACAG GACCTGTATTTGGGAACAAAGACAAGTTCGTAGGACTGGGTGTGTTTGTGGACACCTACCCCAATGAGGAGAAACACCTTGAG GCGCAGAAGAGGAGGTATACTCCCCGTACGCAG AGGATCTTCCCCTATGTTTTGGCGATGGTGGGAAACGGGAGTTTGAGCTACGACCACGAGCGTGACGGGAGGCACACGGAGCTGGGCGGGTGCACCGCTGTGGTGCGAAACCTCAACCACGAGACCTTCATCTTCATCCGATATGTGCGCCGCAGGCTGACA gTCATGATCGATGTGGACGGACAGCACGAGTGGAGGGACTGCCTGGACATCCCGGGTGTGCGCCTGCCGCAGGGATACTATTTCGGCGCCTCGGCCGTCACCGGTGACCTTTCGG ATAACCACGACCTGATATCCATGAAACTGTACCAACTGACAGTGATTCGCAgtaaagaggaggaagaggagaaggaagaagagatCACAATTCCCAGCGTGGACAACCTAGAACTGCTCAAAG AGGACCCTAGCGAAGGACGCATGAGTGGGATCGCCATCTTCTTCACCGTGCTCTTCTCCTTGCTGGGCTGCATCTTCCTGGTGGTGATTGGCCTGGCCATCTATAGCCATTGGAACGAGAACAGTCGCAAGCGCTTCTACTGA